From Dermacentor albipictus isolate Rhodes 1998 colony chromosome 8, USDA_Dalb.pri_finalv2, whole genome shotgun sequence:
CATACAAGAACACGTTAGGGTCATTGTCCAGAAATTGGCCTACAATAACCGGCGCTGTCATTGATCCGATGCCTTGCGTGACGACAGCTAGAGACATCATCTTGTTGTTTATATTTATGAGCCCTGCCATCCAGGATATTAAAGCGGCGAATATGGGTCCTTGGCCGAAACCAAAGAGAGCGCTGGTTAGCCAGAGCACCAATGAGCTGCTAGAACCCAGTAGCACGAGTGTCACGGCCGTGGGCAGGAGAATTATGTGCGCTGAGACTAGCACCCAGAAGGGAGGAACTTTGATTGTAGCCAAACATGCGGTGAGGCGGCCAGCGGCGTATGAGAAGAAGTACACGGATTCAACGCGAGAAGCCAACGATTTCGAGAAGTGGAGCTGGCTCTTGACTGCAAACGAGGCCATCATCTGGGCCGTGGTACGCTCGAACGCGGAGTAGGCAACCACGTAGACACACATTGTTGCCAGAACGATTCTGGTGAAGCGGGCAGTGTTGCGCGGTTCCTCAGCTCCCGCAGAACTCTCCCCGTTAGGTGACGCGGGTTTGAAGTCGACGTTGTCTATAACGTAAAGAGCGATCATAGAAACTGTTGGAATAAATAAAAGCGCACCGGCGGTACCGAACGCGTAATAAACGTGTGACTCTCCCGCGCCATCTTGAGCGGCGGAACTATTGGCCAGCGCTACCAGGTCGACAGGCTGGTAAGCGATGCTGTTCTGGGTCAGGTATGCGTTGTCGGTGGTATTCGGTGCGGTCGCATTGCCACCGTTGCTGTTGGACAGGAAGGGTTGGGCGATGAACGGACCGACGAAGCCACCGATACCGAAGGCCAAGTGGAAGAGTTGTAGTGCCGGGCTGCTGTTCTCTGTCCACATCCTGATGATCCAGACATTTGCACCTGCACGCAAAGGACACAACAGTTTTTTCTCCGGGTATCTACATGAAGTCCCTTGAATTCTATTTAGAGGTATACATGTTCGGGGGGTACACTATCAAAGACAATGACGGAAATGTTTTGGTTCTGACGTAAACGCTGCTGTAACGCAGCAGGGAGGTTACGACCAACTGCCGTAGATGCCTATGCTATTAGAAGGGTgtaccgtcgcgacgttgttaaatctAAGTTATTGAATATCTGCATATCTTTTGAAATATAATTTCGGTAAAATGCTGTCCACTCAGTCACGGTGCATTAGGGTGAAGTTATGGTTACGAAATTTTTTCAGCGTAAGGACAAGGAGCAAAATAAAAGATGGCCCAAAACGAGCGCTGCCTCACAACCGATCTTCTATTGGGATCTACCAAGAATATATGCACATACAAAtcggaaaaaaaacaaacaaaaaagacagCGCACTAAACCGGAATCAAAGAGTCAAGATCCCAATGAAAATTCACTCGTGAGACAGGTCTCGTGTtttgcacttcctttcttttgtccCTTGCCTTTGCGCTGAAGTATCGCAACCACGAATCCTACATTCCAACCAGCCCAATTTGCAGTCTTGATTAGAGTGAAGTTCGACACATGGCCGAAGGAGCAACGCCCAAAATGCCTGGGCATGCAAGTTTGATTTTGAGAGACGCTGCAGCCTCGAGCACTGGTCTAAATTACGCCATTCGCATTAAATAAATTAGTACGCACTTAAATTACTTTGAGTGTCTTTGCATTCTGCCACCGTCGAATCACGGCCACCGTGGCAGGGaatcgaaaccgcgacctcgtgcttaatgcAACAAAGCCACATCCCATCCACCGCTGCGGTTATCGCGTACGTTTGAAAATGGTGTTAGCTTTCTCCTCCAACGTGCGCCCATGTGGAGAACCGAAGTCGATCCGTTTGGCGTGCACTATACGGCGATgtctaattagcttcatcatgaGTTATTTAACTTTTTTGGGCTTCGGattaatatatatatagcagTGAATAAATTTTGGAACCGGCTTTCCTAACCCTCGTTTGAGCGTCTCTTGGGGCcttataatgtaaaactattccaatacgtctTTATTATAATTTCCTCACGTCAAATTTAAGTAACCGCCGATCCAAGCATaaggcggtgacccgcagcgttgtctgaacagctctccttgtttataggaggtcactttttttttgctttaagaacgaataacattgcctacactgagccgTTTGTTTCttcctaattggctgacaagaagcgaggagcacactcaagtgtTGAGGGTGGCGAAGGGGTTGAGCCAGCTCCGTGAAAATACGCAACCGGATGaggaaggtggtgccggcgtctgcgattgatgCGCTACCCCTTAGCTTGCAGTAGCTGCTCGAAAATCACGGCGACGTGCAACGACAGGTTtagaatgccgctaaaaaggatACTCAGTAAAGAATAATTGGAAGAGCGATGTCGCATACGTGCCGAAAAGGCTTGATAACCTTATAATGCCATAAAAAAGTATTATACgaaaataaatccatgctcccagGCAGATGCGACTAACCAGTCTCTAAATGATAGGCGGTCAggcatcttctattcctttcggaacggggcagtctcaggctattcagaaaaaaaaattcagttttgttcggcatattgaagcatctttaacgcgtacacgtcactttgacgcggtgagttttcgcggtttggtgacgacgcgtgacagacaggcgaagtggatgcagcccgacACGTTTTGACAAATAGCAGAGGACTAATGGCaaaaaagcgtcgaatcagaaatagaagtttttcttttgttcggcctaatcatgcataatcagtgtgtgcacctcatatcagatggggagctatcgcggttttcgcgacgtcgtgtcacagacaggcgaagtgggggtggtgtGAAAATTTTTTGATCAATCGTAAAAGCTTGGTTGCATGAATTGGAATAGAAAGAAATTGGAATAGATTTGCGTTATAACGCCCTTGAAATGATTAGAATGGGAATACTGCTAATTAGTTTCATAGGAAACTGTGCTTGTTGCATATTGAACATTCGCTTGTTGAATACGCAACCAGTACTCCAATACAGGGAACGGTTGCACTGCATATATGCGTATTCGGAGTGAACGTACTTCATTGGAGAGTATATGACGACTAAGAATACTGGATAATGGGTCAATGGTTATTCGCGCAAAGGAAAGTAGCCAATCGACACTAAACTTGCTTTCGGAGCATGCTTATATTAAACCTATGGTCACGACCTCTCCCGCCCACACTCTTTCGGTGCTCACCAGTGCAAAGTGCAGCCACGCTCAGCCCACACAGAAACGCGGTAACATGTGCCAGGACTAGGATGCCGCCGAGTGGGAAAATGGTCACCGTGACGCAGGTCGCTATCATTGCCAAGATCGAGACCAACTGCGTGTTGTACGTGTCGTGTAACTTGCCCCCTACGAACGGGTGAAGAAAAAGACAACCGTGAAACACTGGACACTGCAAGATTAAACAATAAGTGAAGCAAATATTTTAAGCTCTGAGACCCGGGTAAACATTTTAACATGGGCATATTTTTGCGTTGCATTTTCGTGGCGCAGCCATGAAGCGTAAGAAGATAAACGGTTTAGATGATTTTGGCATTTCTTGTGTAGCCAACTTAAGAGATTCTCTACTAGCGCTGGTCCATCGAGATGCAGAGGCAAAAGAACAATCTGCATTGGTCGTGACGAACTCTCAGAGAGCACGGTTTTCTTACATGACCGGTGCCGTCGCACACAAAATCCACAGAATGCAAGGCACCACCCCAGAATGGCGCCACGCGATAACGTGGTGCCTGGCGTGCTCTGGACTCGAGGTAAATGAGAAGATGGACCCGACTTATCGAAGAATGAGAATCCGAGCGCCAGTcggtcctttcaaggaacccccGATCCAGCCGCACGTCATCCGCGAATACCCCCTCGCCccccagaaaaaaataaagaagagacgCGAAAATACAGCCACCCACACCCCGGCCTTACGGAATAAGAAGCCAGGGACTGGCATTGCATACAGACAAACACATATCTACACCTCCGAATATTTAGTAAGATACACCCTGTGTTCTTGTTTCGGGGAGCGGCCAGCTCTTGCACACAAAACGTGGACCTGTAAATTATCGCCTCTAAATTCCAATTCATCCTTTACGGCACAAATGCCAAGCAGCAGACAGTGGGAAGTTTTGGTTGCTAGTGAAAATCGAGGGAGCGTCGGAGAGCTCTTCTCGATCAAGCCCAGCGAGCCGGAGACCAGTTGAGCCCTGGACGGAGGGACCCACTCACTGCCCAAAACCCCTAAGAGAAATAAAGTCTACATTACTACTACATTAAAACCAGTTATTCCAAGAGACAATCAAGAAATTAACGCAACACTTTTCTAATTATATGGCGCTCGTACGTAAGTACAACAGATACACAAAGCTCGCACGCGTCACGCGCGTCAAACACACGCGCAAAGTCATGCAAATTTACAACGCTTTGAAATAAATTTATTTACTCAGTTGGAGAAATCTAGCTGAAGTCTTGGTGAACAACCGAGTGAACACGATGGAACAACGCCGGATATATATTAGAATACACAGACACCCGCGCTCGCACACATGAGCAAGCAAACTAGCGTTAGTCTTACTGATGAAGTTAACTTGAAGCAAACATTCATTGTAAGTTGAGTGCGCAATGAAAGAGGCAAACATGAATCAAGACGAATAACTGCTAGGTTGCTGTCTATAAAGACGCCCTGAGGCCGTCAATTGAGTACATCTGTTTTCAGTTAATGGCATGACTGCGGTAAAAGTACATTGGCTACAGAAGAAAACGCCTCTGTCCAAGTGATTCAAGTTCTGGTGTAAGTAGTCCGACCATTTAGCATTCTGTGGACACTCAATGGGGAGCTTCAGATTAGGGTACCTAAGAGCTGGAGCCCCCTAGCGCTTGAGTACGCCATTGCTTGAATACCCAAGTAAAAAAGTGTTATAGGTTTGGGTCTACAAACGCAAGTATTGCAGCGCCTTCAACATGGAGTCGCATATAGTCAATGGTCATACAGTTATGCATAGGCGTTTGCTATTTGAAAGATTGaaagtcattccactctgtgtagGTGGaggaccagcggagctgtatataactataaagaaaacaaaataagacAGCAAAACAATACAGCACAAATATTGCACGTTGTTATCTTTGTTTGTATTCACGTTTATCTCGTGACCACAGTAATTATGGCTTTATGATCTCTATGCTAAACGTCCATGGGATCTGTGACGGCACTGGAGATGTTCTTAGCGAACGTTAGGTCTACGCGCGACCAATGGCGCGTCGTGGAGACGTTGGTCTTGGTGTAACATTGCAGGCTGAACCTTTCCAAGAGCAACGCCAAGAACCACTTTCCGTCGCGACGAGACGCATTGATATTAAATTCAGCCACAGGGTCCCTATTTGACGTTCCGGGTTGAACGCATACGGTGGTGACGATTCCGCCCAAACTCTTTGATGGCTAAGTAGTTCTAGGCAACTGCGCGGGAATTACGAGCTCAAAGGAAGAAGCTATACTTATTTTTGATGTGCCTGTTCTCTGCCCTGTTTTCTTGCTAGCAGCGAGCTGGTCTCTGCTTTTTTGGCTCCCTTTAGATATTATCGCGGTGCACGATCCACATCGCAATTAATTGACATTTCTCATTGGACATCCCTAATTATTTCTAACAACATATTGCAGGATACTATTTTTACAGAAAAAAATATCGAGCGTCCCGCACTTATTCATACACTCGAACGTGTGAAAGTTCAAAATAACAAAACGAGACAAAACACTTATTTCAAATAAATGCGCAAGAAGTTTCCTTATAAACAGAAGCATACCAAGGAGAGAGCCGACGAGAGCGCCCACGCTGAAAGTGGTGATGATGTACGACATGTTGCCGATGCTTGTTCCGTATATCTCAGCCAGGTCCAGCAAAGCGACACCTAATATGCCACCGACGACGCCCTTTGCAAGACAGATAAAAAGTATGTAGGGAAATTCAAACTCAAGCATTTACTAATGGTTGCTGGGATAGTTGGTTGAAATTTGCTGGAGTGGAGATGCTGTCTCAAAAGTGAAGCCGAACCACCGCCATCCTACCATAGGCAAGTAACGTTAGCTAACAGCGGGGAATATAACAAACACTTTCTTCCCACTCCTTGCGATTTAGGATGCTTAACTTAGCCGTACAGATATCGCTGGACGTCTTTCTTTTTGTCACTGGCTTCAGTAGGAAGCCtaaccgtttctgttttttgaaATTTTACGTCACATCAGGATATCAGTTCGCAGTCGAAGATAACATTCTAACCAGCAACTTCGAGTTTTTATATTCAAATACCCCTAGCATTTGCAATACCTGACCAAGAGGACGTGAGCTGTGAGAACTTTAAACTGTCGCATCTCTCTTTCAGAATAGAAGTATAGGCAAAGTCTGGCTTCACCTGTGCTGAAGAAACTACGGTGGCTGCCACTCCAGCTCATATATTTAAACCTCCTTGGTTGGTACCTGTTATGATCTTAAAGTACGTGAAACAAAATGAAGTATCGTTATTTCCTGTCTTATAAGTGCTTTAAGACCCCTTTTTTCCGCCCTGTCCTTACTTCAAGACGCTGCTTCCTGTCCTTTTGCTTCAGGACGCTCTTTCCTGCGCTTATTTCACTATGCGCTTTCATGTCGGGCCTATACGACAACACACCACGTCCTGTTTTTGCTTCAAGGCAATCGTACTTAGTTCATAACGCACTTTCCTGTTCTGTCCATACTTCAAGATCCTCAGTCCTACCCTTACTTGAAAACACTCTTTTTTCCTGTCCTTTCCTGGCTTCAAGATGCTCGTTGTCGTCCTGACCCTACTTCAAGGCGCTGTTTCCTCTCCTGTCCCTGCTTCAAGGCCACTACTTCCTCTCCTGTCTCTAAGTTAAGACGCTATTTCATGTTCCGTCCAGACTTCAAGACGATCTTTCCTCTAGTGTCCTCACTTAAGGATGGTCCTTCCTGCCCTATACCTCAAAAGGCTCTTTCCTCCCAAAGTATCATGTATTCTGCGCTAAATTTGATGCCTCAAAATGCAGATTTAAGCGCGGCAAACATAAAGCAAAGTTAATACTTGCGTATGAATATGCTGCAGTGAAGTTTCAGTTGTTAGTAGTTTAACACGCTAATTACTAATTAAATATGTATCACAGTAATTAGGTCATAGCAGAAAAGAACTTTTGTTTGAATTGGTTGCACAAATGCACTCTCCATGACCAGAAGTAAATGTCAAGAATTTGTTCCAATTTTCCTTGACGAGGAAGGGTGTTTAGGCATTAAAAGGGTAAGGCGCCCTGTCCTATTGTAGTTCAGGACTCGCGTTCCTCTTCAGCGTTGCCTTCAAGGCGCCCTTTTATAACTAGTGTTCTTGGAATGCATTTTTAGGCAGATTAATAAAATGTTTGACAACTTTAGAGGTTTTCTGTATCTGAGCGCTTCTTCTTTGGAACTTATTTGAATGTTGTGAAATCAGTCTGCAATATACGAGAAGTCACGTTTACCACGTTGACCCACAAAATTACCaaactatttttgttttcattgagGTGAAGTAAACAATCGGCTCTAGCGTCGATGGTACTGAGATATTGAGTGGACTGTTTTGTAGGAGTAGCGACCTGATTTAATTTCTTCCATTACTATTATTGCCGTGAAAGCTTTCCTGTAGAGTGGGTTCTCTAAACCTAACAAATCTCTTAACAGCTCAAAATTAGATGTCTAAATAAAAAGTTCGTTTTTTATATCCTGTTGACGCCATGAATCAAAAGTGAGGTTTACAGTTTAACACCACTTCCTGAAAGTGAACATTATGAAAACACTTTGCACCAGAGGCCTACTTTACCATCGATGTCTATCATAAAGTGAGAGCAAACAGTTTAATTCTTATGTTATGTTACGTCGTTTTTAGGCGCTGTTCTAGTGTTCTGTGAATGtgcggtgcttttcttttttttgagcacTGATACGCCATGCACAAATCTATAAGAATCTGACCGTACGGCCATAGTCCTTTATATAGTTTGTTTGTGCCACTCcttccttcaattttttttttgccactctcACCGTCTTCGCATGAAGAATTGGGCTTTACAAAGACACAATGCTACATAGGAAATTCGTGGTCTTTGTCCAATATCCGGTGTTCGAGGTTCATTGAGTGTGCCGTTTTGTACGAGAATGTTCACACAGTATGGCACAGCTACGAAACCGAACACGAACTGAAAGCGAGGACAAGGGAGTCGACTGGAGAATTATCCATCTCTATTCGTCTGTGCTGTCGTGGTTTTGATTTTGTGATCGTTTCTTGTCTATAACCACGTACCAACTGGTCCGACAGTTCGTTTTACCAGTGATACAGCCCTTCGCATTAAATCATA
This genomic window contains:
- the LOC135920902 gene encoding sodium-dependent glucose transporter 1A-like, with amino-acid sequence MSYIITTFSVGALVGSLLGGKLHDTYNTQLVSILAMIATCVTVTIFPLGGILVLAHVTAFLCGLSVAALCTGANVWIIRMWTENSSPALQLFHLAFGIGGFVGPFIAQPFLSNSNGGNATAPNTTDNAYLTQNSIAYQPVDLVALANSSAAQDGAGESHVYYAFGTAGALLFIPTVSMIALYVIDNVDFKPASPNGESSAGAEEPRNTARFTRIVLATMCVYVVAYSAFERTTAQMMASFAVKSQLHFSKSLASRVESVYFFSYAAGRLTACLATIKVPPFWVLVSAHIILLPTAVTLVLLGSSSSLVLWLTSALFGFGQGPIFAALISWMAGLININNKMMSLAVVTQGIGSMTAPVIVGQFLDNDPNVFLYVCLMSVALCVLSFLSMYLYIRRARHRHDDKELLVNETDSEHSERLQ